aaatattatatgctATTTCGTTATTGGATAATTACATGTGTTAACCCAACAATGACCTTGGGTTGGGCTAAGCCTAGacttttttttagatttttgagtttgtttggtcGGATAGAAAATACCGATAGAAAATAAATAGGCACTCAAAACAAGTACATGTTCGAGCATCATTGACCAATTCCTTATCAATTTCGATTCATTATTAATATGAACAATACTTCAACAAATTTGATTGACTAGagtataacaaaaaataaaaatctattggAAATATATCGAATAAACAAATTTCTATTTTCTACACGAGCGATATTTAAatagaattcaaaaaaaaaatggatgcaataacacataaaaaacagaaaaggtttaattttgattgctTGCTATTCCTAGTTAGAAAGATTATGACGAtatattttgacaaattttaaaattgtacatgaattttgatttaatatgcaatttaatacataatttttatttagtgcaattatacacatgaaattttgattgtgattcaaatgtatacatgaaactttaattttaattcaaccatacatatataaagaaataaatacattaatttatttttatattaaataaatataattatttacatatacaatatatatatatatataatgatgtTATGCCGATCATTGTATTAGTAATTTGtgagaattggatcaaatcaatttcatgtataaaattacttaaaatcaaagttcataagtaaaattacatattaaaccaaaattcatatatgattttgaaatttatcccTAGATTCAAAGCACATGGAAATAGTAATAGAGAAATGAGAAAAGCAAAAGGGAATAAGGGATGATTCAAACCTAGTCTTTTTCTTCACATTTTAATTTGTACAATTTAATAGGTTTAAATTACCTTAGCACTAAGTTACTTTTGGTACATAGAGCGAGGGAATACATGAAAGTGTTTCTCACAGATGACTTACTAGTGAGACTCGAATCGGAATCATGATATTGAGAGTTATGttaaacacataaaaaaatttccctTCACAGAATATGTACAAAAAGTCGTAAATAAGGAAATCAAGCAAACAACCTCAGACGATTGGTAATCCTTTGGCGGCATATCGGACAGTTTGACACCCTTGACCCACATTCTCTACAAGTCTACAACgataacaataatattattgtttatcaCTTTTgaggttaaattataatttaatcatttatttatttataattttataaaatataaaggaccaataaattaattttttttcattttaggaggGACCTGCCACCTCCCCTGGCCCTTGCCAGGCTCCAATCAACTTAATACTCGCCTATATTTGGATTGATTACATAAGTCAATCCActtatgataataattaaaccatGCAGAACATACGTTAAAGGAAATAATgggaacaaaaataaaaatgtaactcACCATATGTCCACAACCAAAGGCCAAGTCCTTAGCACTCGTAAGGCAAATTGGGCATGCCTACATTTATGTTTGCCAACAATGAAGAACAATATTTTACACCACACAAATATCAAATCAGTAATCTTTTAATGAGCAATATTTGGAAAATACCTGGGTTCGATCATCTAATGCAGGCGATGATGAGACGGTGGTCGGTGCAGGCTCCGACCGAGCAGCAGCACGGTACGGAGCTGGTGGAGGACGTGGAACCACTTTCTTTGCTTTCCCAGTTCGGtgtctaatttatttaaatgcaattaaataataagtaatcaTAAGTTAAAGAATTTATCGATGATAAAATCGCATGAAAATCCAAATAATCATTCTCAATCAATAATAATGAACATTTTAACGAAAGTAATTATTAGTGTTATTAAATTGGATCTATTACTAACATTATAAAATTGAGCGAATCAAATATTGCCAAATTAAAGTAGGGGATTAGCCAATGAGGCTTTGGCATTGTTTGTAAATGATGAGATCCTAGAACCTTGAGCTTCCCGGTTCTAAAATTTCACAATCAGGGACGAAGGTATTGAGGggccaaataaaattttaaaagtttaggatAAAAAAAAGGGGTTTAAATTGAATACTTTGTAACTAAAAGGAACTACAGTTAATATTATACCACTTAGCTAATGGGGTCAAGACCACTATCTACCACCTCTGCCTATGCCCTGCCCACAATGTGAAAATTACCCATGGTTTTTTTTACGATTCATAAaagttcaattttttcaaagtttataATTAACTCTTGTAATAATGTAATCTTCAGGGTTCAaacctgaattttttttaaaaagtataatgtGTTTTATCACCGCATGCATCACTTATTTGTATTACAAATCATACAATAAGGAAAAGAGcttagcatatatatataactcacCCGAGAATACCAAGTTCCATCACTGCCTTGTATTGGAAAGGGATCTCCATGAGAGCAGCAAGTGCAAAAGCAGCTTCTTTTTCATCTGGACTTGTGTTTTTCGACATTATCTCTGTGAAGTTAACGAactgtatatgtatatgtacaaGACACAAACCAACTAGTTTAGATTTCCATTATTTCATGCATGTCCTCAAGTTTCTGCCGCTAATACACCACAAATACCTGAAAATTGTCGAAGTCACGTGCAGGGATCTTATCATCAAATTTCTTCATATCTTCCCAAGGTCCATCGCCAACCCCGACCAGTACAATCGACAGTGGGTGTGAGCTGAATAAAACATGTCCTAAAGTCAGCTCAGTATATGATAATTTTGTTTGAAAgcaatcaaaaataaaaacacaaatacatGCGGGAGCAGCTACAAAGtgtaatatcaaattattacatTATAAACGGATTAAGAAACAATTCCAGCACAATCAGattaagaaacaaaacaattcaaactagaattgataaattgaactgaaatttatacataacaGCAACACATGATGATGGGGCTCAAGGATGTACACATATAATTGCACACCGCGGATATAATAGAGAAACTCGAAATACCAATAAATCGAATAAGTCGTATACCTTGCATTAACAATGGAATTGATTGTCTTCTCTTCTTGTGGACTCAATTCATTGTTACTTGTATTAACACTTCGTGTGACCTTCATAATCaaacaccaaaaagaaaaacatattctAAGACACGTCAATTGAAAGCAAAAATTGTTACcacaaaggagaaaaaaaaatggcagGTATTGGGATATAGGACCTGGCCATCTGCAATGATAACCAGCACATGGAATTGGCCACCACTGCTTTCCACTATGTCAATGGCAGCATCAATTACAGGTGCATATGATGTTGGCCCTACGAGCATGGgacaaatataacataaaatgcTCAAAGGCTTTAGCTTTCACACAAATATTGACCATTCATGGTATAATGAAAAAACAAGTCTAATCATCCAATTAAGAAGCTAGTCACTTTAATTTGTCATAATTTACTAAGATGTTAGTTCAATTGGGTAATACTGTTAAGTCCTATTGTTGAATTACTGATTTGGAAATCTCCAGTTTGACAGTTTATATGcaagaaatcaacaaaaataaaaagttcaacAATTTACATGGAGCTTATTAGCAAACATTAGCAGTTACTTACAAATGGACTAACATTTTAGTCTTTCAAAGTACAAGGATCAAATTCTAATGAACTAAAGTTGAGAGACTAACATCTCAGTTTTTGTATAAGGATGGAATTCATAATTAGACccaaaaagaaatattataggtcaaattatgattttaatctCTTTACTATGTTCAAATTTGAGATATACATCGGATTTACGTCggcattttaattagaatagtTAATGTTTGGATTAACtaagaaattataaagttagagaattaaattatgtcaatttaaagTACATGGATGCTAATTGGGTCTTAATTCAGTTGGCATCATTATTGTTGCAAGAACTTAAAAGACTCGAgtttaaacacatttaaatgTATGATATTCTCCACTTTAAGAATTAGGAGCGTAATTTAGGCACTAAAtccaaatttgaatataatagaaacatcaaaactaaaatttaaccagGTGTTATATTAGTGATGAACAACTTGTAGAGATGGCTACCAGATAATCTCAAGTTTGGGACTATCTTCTTGTAACAATCCAAAACTTCTTCAAAACCATGGCAAGATGAGTGATCACTGTGAAAGCTAAACACTTCATCATCATGAGTGGTTGCTGTGACAAGGAttgcaacaaaaagaaaaagttgacaaatcaaattaagaaataaaaaggcaaaggttgaaattaagaaaagggTTAATGTAATTTTTGGTCCTAGAATTTAGCAGCTAGGTCCACTTTGATACCTATacattttttggtttattttggtACCTGAACTTAACTATTAGATCTATTTTGATCCTAAACTTGGAAAGCTGGATGATGTGGCATGATCTCAAACTGCCACATCATCAgcttttttacaaaattcaagtccaaaaATCAAAGTGGACCTAGCTGccaaatttatatatcaaaatgaaCTCAATTACCAAGTTTAAGggtcaaaaattatattaaccctTAAGAAATTGATAAACTATTGTGTCGTGGGCACAAGTATACGTGACATTACCATCACCAAAACCTAAGCACGGTATCAAATTGTCGTCATCGAATGGAGCCAGAGTTTTCCCAATTATGGAGATGGCTTTCTCATATGGATTTGGTGCAGCACCAATTGCATGTAGGCTCCGGTTATTGAATGATACTTGgccttcaataaaataaataaataaatgaacctAACAAGAGAGGGACCTATTTGAAAAAAAGTACACAAATAAGAACCCTTTGCTAGTAAATATCTATCTTCAAATTCACTGGGGTTGTTAATTGAATTGGCGGAAAATTCATCAGTCAAATTCTGGTTTTGGTCCTTTtaccatgttgaaattttggatcactttacttttatattgttgaaattattaattttcatatgggccaaaaatccaaattttccatttaacaAAAGGCTACAAAGGTTGGCCTAAATAGCAATTCTTCCATTTAGCCAAAGCAGGACAAACAAGGACCGAAACTACCCAACTTTAGCATTTTAACTAAAATAGATAACTATTTGAGGTAGTTAGTGacatcataaaagaaaatagaagaaccAAACTGTTACAAATTAAAGCACATGGACtgaatgttaaatttgaatgttataaaGGGACCAAAATTCATCTTTATGTTGGTTGGTTAGGTGGtgtagatatatatacatatgtaccTGTCCATTCATTGCTTTTGGTGAAATCGATGCCGATTATGAGATTAGATGATTCAAGACCAGAACCTCTTAATGCTGCTGTAACCTgaaaaaaacaagtatttaCCTTATTCATGTTGGAGTGTTTGAGAGTTATGGGTAGTGTTTTTTGGGTGTAGTGCACTAGTGTGGTGTAGTTTGTTTTTAACATATGTGTTTTAGGGTGGGTTTAAATAAGTGGTGAGGTgtggtgcgtttagtttactttttgtctcacggtacagtatctaatctcaccgtcaccgctatttttacactaaccgcagatAAATGCACCGCCCATCCATATCATTCAAGCTTTAAAagagaattaatttagtaatattgTTGTGATCAAAATGATCTTCTCAAGCTGGCAACACCTTCACCAAATCTCATCTTTGTTGAAGCTACGGTTTAACATATTATTAAGAAGATTTGAGTTGGGTTAACATCTGATTGGTTTGATTGATTCAACAAgaagatataatttttttattatttttaaataattgatttcATAAGATATAAGCAGATTTGAAGTTTACTTAGTGAGATTGGATTTAGAGGTGTAGTCAAAGGGTCAGGGGTTTTGGTCCCTTGCAAATCGGACATATTGTTTTTTAACCTCCcccctaaaattaaaaaatttcaatttagagCTTTTAACATTTGATTAAatggatttattttaattttagctttttaaataattaataatttaatttaaattttttttatctcatcCCAGCCCccaatttaaaagtaaattaaaaaaagtattcattttaaaataaattttaaaaagtactaatttgaaaaaagttGTGATTTATGTTGAAATGTGCAACGATTTACATAATTCAATATTTGAAAAACAACTGGGACCACTTAAGAGATGCCATGATGAACCCCGTGGCTTATAAGGGTGAagtaagatattttatttataaaaatataaatttttgaaggttaaaattagaaaggattaaattaagttattaatttttttagagggAATAAAAAAGTTCCTATTCAAGTCAGAATTAAAGGGTTTAAgtagaataatttaatatttaagaggGGCTTAGgggaaatttttttgtttaaccAATGGGGGTCAAAGCCCTTATCTGCTCCTGTCAACTATGCCCTAGATGGTACTACGGATCATATATTacatacaatattttaattttaattattagttcctatattttataaatgttgtgaatttagtttctatattttaatttgatcatttttagtctctatatttttaaaatttaaaatttcagtcctcACCAAACAATAacgtttaaatttattaagttaaattctattatcAAATGTCTAATGTCGTGTTAGCTCGTTATTCGTGCCaatcttaaaaattcaaaattcaaaaaaaggaCTTAAAATACCCAATTGTCGA
The Gossypium raimondii isolate GPD5lz chromosome 8, ASM2569854v1, whole genome shotgun sequence DNA segment above includes these coding regions:
- the LOC105792775 gene encoding E3 ubiquitin-protein ligase RGLG4, yielding MGNFNCIQKLKNQQQQASANRSIDKASKGTNSSNHSTTMSIGNSSNSVSKLSAKAKYGFIDDNFSTLHQVTAALRGSGLESSNLIIGIDFTKSNEWTGQVSFNNRSLHAIGAAPNPYEKAISIIGKTLAPFDDDNLIPCLGFGDATTHDDEVFSFHSDHSSCHGFEEVLDCYKKIVPNLRLSGPTSYAPVIDAAIDIVESSGGQFHVLVIIADGQVTRSVNTSNNELSPQEEKTINSIVNASSHPLSIVLVGVGDGPWEDMKKFDDKIPARDFDNFQFVNFTEIMSKNTSPDEKEAAFALAALMEIPFQYKAVMELGILGHRTGKAKKVVPRPPPAPYRAAARSEPAPTTVSSSPALDDRTQACPICLTSAKDLAFGCGHMTCRECGSRVSNCPICRQRITNRLRLFA